Proteins co-encoded in one Streptomyces sp. NBC_01283 genomic window:
- a CDS encoding NADH-quinone oxidoreductase subunit D, with protein sequence MSTSHASARETTEGTVYTVTGGDWDEVVQSAARSDDERIIVNMGPQHPSTHGVLRLILEIEGETVSEARCGIGYLHTGIEKNLEYRTWTQGTTFVTRMDYLTPFFNEAAYCLGVEKLLGIEDQIPDRASVIRVLLMELNRLSSHLVCIATGGMELGATTIMIYGFRDRELVLDIFELITGLRMNHAYIRPGGLAQDLPPGAVDQIREFVKKMQKNLGEYDKLATGNPIFKARMQDVGYLDLAGCMALGATGPVLRSAGLPHDLRKAQPYCGYENYEFDVPTADTCDSYGRFLIRLEEMRQSLRIVEQCLDRLAPGPVMVGDKKIAWPAQLALGPDGLGNSLDHIKKIMGTSMEALIHHFKLVTEGFRVPAGQAYTAVESPKGELGVHVVSDGGTRPYRVHFRDPSFTNLQAMAAMCEGGQVADVIVAVASIDPVMGGVDR encoded by the coding sequence ATGTCCACTTCTCATGCTTCCGCTCGGGAGACGACCGAGGGGACTGTATATACAGTCACCGGCGGCGACTGGGACGAGGTCGTCCAGTCCGCGGCCCGGTCCGACGACGAGCGCATCATCGTCAACATGGGTCCGCAGCACCCCTCCACCCATGGTGTGCTCCGGCTCATCCTGGAGATCGAGGGCGAGACCGTCTCCGAGGCCCGCTGCGGCATCGGCTATCTGCACACGGGCATCGAGAAGAACCTCGAATACCGCACGTGGACGCAGGGCACGACGTTCGTCACGCGCATGGATTATCTGACGCCGTTCTTCAACGAGGCGGCGTACTGCCTCGGGGTCGAGAAGCTCCTCGGCATCGAGGACCAGATCCCGGACCGCGCCTCGGTCATCCGCGTGCTCCTGATGGAGCTCAACCGGCTCTCCTCGCACCTGGTGTGCATCGCCACCGGCGGCATGGAGCTGGGCGCGACGACGATCATGATCTACGGATTCCGTGATCGTGAACTCGTTCTCGACATCTTCGAGTTGATCACCGGCCTGCGCATGAACCACGCGTACATCCGGCCCGGCGGACTCGCCCAGGACCTGCCCCCGGGCGCGGTGGACCAGATCCGCGAGTTCGTGAAGAAGATGCAGAAGAACCTCGGCGAGTACGACAAGCTCGCCACCGGGAACCCCATCTTCAAGGCCCGTATGCAGGACGTCGGCTACCTCGACCTCGCGGGCTGCATGGCCCTCGGCGCCACGGGACCCGTCCTGCGCTCGGCCGGTCTGCCGCACGACCTGCGCAAGGCGCAGCCCTACTGCGGCTACGAGAACTACGAGTTCGACGTGCCGACCGCCGACACCTGCGACTCCTACGGACGCTTCCTGATCCGCCTGGAGGAGATGCGCCAGTCGCTGCGCATCGTCGAGCAGTGCCTCGACCGCCTCGCGCCCGGCCCGGTCATGGTCGGAGACAAGAAGATCGCCTGGCCCGCCCAACTGGCGCTCGGCCCGGACGGCCTCGGCAACTCGCTCGACCACATCAAGAAGATCATGGGCACCTCCATGGAGGCCCTGATCCACCACTTCAAGCTGGTGACCGAGGGCTTCCGGGTCCCGGCCGGGCAGGCGTACACCGCGGTCGAGTCGCCCAAGGGCGAGCTCGGCGTGCATGTCGTCTCCGACGGCGGCACCCGCCCCTACCGGGTCCACTTCCGTGACCCGTCCTTCACCAACCTGCAGGCCATGGCGGCGATGTGCGAGGGCGGCCAGGTCGCCGACGTCATCGTCGCCGTCGCGTCCATCGACCCCGTGATGGGAGGCGTCGACCGGTGA
- a CDS encoding NADH-quinone oxidoreductase subunit C: MSDAHEEHLNGNGVPAPRDEAGEVIGVRKGMFGANNGGDTSGYGGLVRTVTLPGATARPYGGWFDEVADELEGALEEQGLLPENAIEKTVVDRDELTFHIAREHLVRVAQTLRDDPALRFELCTGVSGVHFLEDKGRELHAVYHLRSITHNRLIRLEVSAPDADPHVPSLVSVYPTNDWHEREAYDFFGLIFDGHPALTRIMMPDDWQGFPQRKDYPLGGIPVEYKGAQIPAPDQRRSYS; this comes from the coding sequence GTGAGCGACGCGCACGAAGAGCACCTCAACGGAAACGGCGTTCCCGCCCCCCGCGACGAGGCCGGCGAGGTCATCGGCGTCCGCAAGGGCATGTTCGGCGCCAACAACGGCGGCGACACGTCCGGTTACGGCGGCCTGGTGCGCACGGTCACCCTGCCGGGCGCCACCGCGCGCCCGTACGGCGGGTGGTTCGACGAAGTCGCGGACGAACTGGAGGGGGCCCTGGAAGAGCAGGGGCTCCTGCCGGAGAACGCGATCGAGAAGACGGTCGTCGACCGCGACGAGCTCACCTTCCACATCGCGCGCGAGCACCTCGTCCGGGTCGCCCAGACCCTGCGCGACGACCCGGCCCTGCGCTTCGAGCTCTGCACGGGCGTCTCGGGGGTGCACTTCCTCGAGGACAAGGGCCGCGAGCTGCACGCCGTCTACCACCTGCGCTCGATCACCCACAATCGCCTGATCCGGCTCGAAGTCAGTGCCCCTGACGCCGATCCGCACGTCCCCTCGCTGGTCTCCGTCTATCCGACGAACGACTGGCACGAGCGCGAGGCGTACGACTTCTTCGGCCTGATCTTCGACGGTCACCCGGCGCTGACGCGGATCATGATGCCGGACGACTGGCAGGGCTTCCCGCAGCGCAAGGACTACCCCCTCGGCGGTATCCCCGTCGAGTACAAGGGCGCCCAGATCCCGGCTCCGGACCAGCGGAGGTCGTACAGCTGA
- a CDS encoding NADH-quinone oxidoreductase subunit B family protein, whose protein sequence is MGLEEKLPSGFLLTTVEQAAGWVRKSSVFPATFGLACCAIEMMTTGAGRYDLARFGMEVFRGSPRQADLMIVAGRVSQKMAPVLRQVYDQMPNPKWVISMGVCASSGGMFNNYAIVQGVDHIVPVDIYLPGCPPRPEMLMDAILKLHQKIQGGKLGVNAEEAAREAEEAALKALPTIEMKGLLR, encoded by the coding sequence ATGGGACTCGAAGAGAAACTGCCGAGCGGTTTTCTGCTGACCACCGTCGAACAAGCCGCGGGCTGGGTGCGCAAGTCATCCGTCTTCCCCGCGACCTTCGGCCTCGCGTGCTGCGCCATCGAGATGATGACGACGGGAGCCGGGCGTTATGACCTGGCTCGCTTCGGCATGGAGGTCTTCCGCGGTTCACCGCGTCAGGCCGACCTGATGATCGTGGCCGGACGTGTGAGCCAGAAGATGGCGCCGGTCCTGCGGCAGGTCTATGACCAGATGCCCAACCCCAAGTGGGTCATTTCCATGGGGGTTTGCGCTTCGTCGGGCGGGATGTTCAACAATTACGCGATTGTGCAGGGTGTGGACCACATCGTCCCTGTTGACATCTATTTGCCCGGATGTCCGCCGCGGCCCGAGATGCTGATGGACGCCATCCTCAAGCTTCACCAGAAGATCCAGGGCGGCAAGCTCGGGGTCAACGCCGAGGAAGCGGCCCGCGAGGCGGAGGAGGCGGCCCTCAAGGCCCTCCCCACCATCGAGATGAAGGGGCTGCTGCGGTGA
- a CDS encoding NADH-quinone oxidoreductase subunit A: MNAYAPILVLGALGAGFAIFSVVMATLIGPKRYNRAKLEAYECGIEPTPTPAGGGRFPIKYYLTAMLFIVFDIEIVFLYPWAVTFDALGIFGLVEMLLFVLTVFVAYAYVWRRGGLEWD; the protein is encoded by the coding sequence GTGAACGCCTATGCGCCCATCCTCGTGCTGGGAGCCCTCGGGGCAGGCTTTGCGATCTTCTCCGTGGTCATGGCCACGCTTATCGGTCCAAAGCGGTACAACCGCGCCAAGCTCGAGGCGTATGAGTGCGGTATCGAGCCGACGCCGACTCCGGCCGGCGGCGGGCGATTCCCGATCAAGTACTACCTGACGGCGATGCTCTTCATCGTCTTCGACATCGAGATCGTCTTCCTTTACCCCTGGGCCGTCACCTTCGACGCGCTGGGGATTTTCGGGCTCGTGGAGATGCTGCTCTTCGTGCTCACCGTCTTCGTCGCGTACGCGTACGTATGGCGGCGTGGCGGCCTGGAATGGGACTAA
- a CDS encoding C40 family peptidase — translation MSHTAHIPSHRKPRRSATKQALRAGVAGGVLSTLAVAAAAGTATAAEPVTETIEMPTLTTDLSTQIAQSAEATQQTADSYELRAEQDAAAVKAAKQAKEDQAQAEAKAKAKAKAEAAAKKKAEEERASRSSERTTLSAAGGSSASTADAPAPASGSVGSVISFLKAQLGDAYVMGASGPNAWDCSSLVQAAFKQAGVDLPRVSQDQSVAGTPVSLSNVQVGDILYWGGAGSAYHVGVYIGNGQYLDAANPGKGVVIQDLSGYPADGAVRVL, via the coding sequence ATGTCCCACACCGCTCACATACCCAGCCACCGGAAGCCCCGTCGTAGCGCCACGAAGCAGGCCCTGCGCGCCGGAGTTGCCGGTGGCGTCCTCAGCACCCTGGCAGTGGCCGCGGCAGCTGGCACGGCGACCGCAGCCGAGCCGGTGACCGAGACCATCGAAATGCCCACGCTCACCACGGATCTCTCCACGCAGATCGCGCAGTCCGCGGAAGCCACCCAGCAGACCGCCGACAGCTACGAGCTCCGTGCCGAGCAGGACGCGGCCGCCGTGAAGGCCGCCAAGCAGGCCAAGGAAGACCAGGCGCAGGCCGAAGCCAAGGCAAAGGCCAAGGCGAAGGCCGAGGCCGCCGCCAAGAAGAAGGCGGAGGAGGAGCGCGCCTCGCGTTCGTCCGAGCGCACGACGCTCAGCGCCGCCGGCGGCTCCAGCGCCTCCACCGCCGATGCGCCCGCCCCGGCCAGCGGCAGCGTCGGTTCGGTCATCAGCTTCCTCAAGGCCCAGCTCGGTGACGCGTACGTCATGGGTGCCTCCGGACCCAACGCCTGGGACTGCTCCAGCCTCGTCCAGGCCGCGTTCAAGCAGGCGGGCGTGGACCTTCCGCGCGTCTCGCAGGACCAGTCGGTCGCCGGTACGCCGGTCTCGCTCTCCAACGTCCAGGTGGGCGACATCCTTTACTGGGGTGGCGCGGGCTCCGCGTACCACGTGGGTGTGTACATCGGTAACGGCCAGTACCTCGACGCCGCCAACCCCGGCAAGGGCGTTGTCATCCAGGACCTGTCGGGCTACCCCGCCGACGGCGCCGTGCGCGTCCTCTAA
- a CDS encoding putative quinol monooxygenase, whose protein sequence is MIFIAVKFTVRPEYADSWLERTAEFTRATRAEEGNLFYDWSRSVDDPNQYVLLEGFASQEAGAAHVGSDHFKAGMESMSELIASTPEIIHTEIPGSSWSEMGELSPKS, encoded by the coding sequence ATGATTTTCATCGCCGTCAAGTTCACCGTCCGCCCCGAGTACGCCGACAGCTGGCTGGAGCGGACCGCCGAGTTCACCCGGGCCACGCGCGCGGAGGAGGGCAACCTCTTCTACGACTGGTCCCGCAGCGTCGACGACCCCAACCAGTACGTCCTCCTGGAGGGCTTCGCCTCGCAGGAGGCGGGCGCGGCGCACGTCGGCTCCGACCACTTCAAGGCCGGTATGGAGTCGATGTCCGAATTGATCGCCTCCACCCCCGAGATCATCCACACCGAGATCCCGGGCAGCAGCTGGTCCGAGATGGGCGAGCTCTCGCCGAAGAGCTGA
- a CDS encoding geranylgeranyl reductase family protein, with protein sequence MTEPQPLTEHTADVIVVGAGPAGSTTAYYLAKAGLDVLLLEKTAFPREKVCGDGLTPRATKQLVSMGIDISEEAGWLRNKGLRIIGGGVRLQLDWPELAAYPNYGLVRKRDDFDEQLARQAQKAGARLHERCNVGAPIVDDRTGRITGVHAKVGEEKTPVTFHAPLVVAADGNSTRLSLAMGLHRRDDRPMGVAVRTYFTSPRHDDDYLESWLELWDRRGAEDRLLPGYGWIFGMGDGTSNVGLGILDSSAAFKELDWREVLKAWCASMPEDWGYTPDNMTMPIRGAALPMAFNRQPHYTKGLLLVGDAGGMVNPFNGEGIAYAMESGQIAADVIVQAHARQTPGQRELALHRYPKVLKDTYGGYYTLGRAFVKLIGNPKVMKIATQRGLTHPMLMRFTLKMLANLTDPTGGDAMDRIINGLSKVAPKA encoded by the coding sequence GTGACCGAACCCCAGCCCCTCACCGAACACACCGCTGATGTGATCGTCGTCGGGGCCGGGCCAGCCGGTTCCACGACCGCCTATTACCTGGCGAAGGCCGGGCTTGACGTACTCCTGCTGGAGAAGACCGCGTTTCCCAGGGAGAAGGTCTGCGGCGACGGCCTGACGCCGCGCGCCACCAAACAGCTCGTGTCCATGGGGATCGACATCTCCGAGGAGGCGGGCTGGCTGCGCAACAAGGGCCTGCGCATCATCGGGGGCGGTGTACGGCTGCAGCTCGACTGGCCGGAACTCGCCGCCTACCCGAACTACGGCCTGGTCCGTAAGCGCGACGACTTCGACGAGCAGCTCGCACGTCAGGCCCAGAAGGCGGGCGCCAGGCTGCACGAGCGCTGCAACGTCGGCGCCCCCATCGTCGACGACCGCACGGGCCGCATCACCGGCGTGCACGCCAAGGTCGGCGAGGAGAAGACGCCGGTCACCTTCCACGCCCCGCTGGTGGTCGCCGCCGACGGCAACTCGACGCGGCTGTCCCTCGCGATGGGTCTGCACCGCCGCGACGACCGCCCGATGGGCGTCGCCGTCCGCACGTACTTCACCTCTCCCCGCCACGACGACGACTACCTGGAGTCCTGGCTGGAGCTGTGGGACCGGCGCGGCGCCGAGGACCGGCTCCTTCCCGGCTACGGCTGGATCTTCGGCATGGGTGACGGCACGTCGAACGTCGGGCTCGGCATCCTCGACTCCTCCGCCGCCTTCAAGGAGCTGGACTGGCGCGAGGTGTTGAAGGCCTGGTGCGCCTCGATGCCGGAGGACTGGGGCTACACCCCGGACAACATGACGATGCCGATCCGCGGCGCCGCCCTGCCGATGGCCTTCAACCGCCAGCCGCACTACACCAAGGGCCTGCTCCTGGTGGGCGACGCGGGCGGCATGGTGAACCCCTTCAACGGCGAGGGCATCGCGTACGCCATGGAGTCCGGGCAGATCGCGGCGGACGTCATCGTCCAGGCGCACGCCCGCCAGACCCCCGGCCAGCGCGAACTCGCCCTCCACCGCTACCCGAAGGTCCTCAAGGACACGTACGGCGGCTACTACACGCTGGGCCGCGCCTTCGTGAAGCTCATCGGCAACCCGAAGGTCATGAAGATCGCCACGCAGCGCGGCCTGACGCACCCGATGCTGATGCGCTTCACGCTGAAGATGCTGGCCAACCTCACCGACCCGACGGGCGGCGACGCGATGGACCGCATCATCAACGGCCTGAGCAAGGTGGCACCAAAGGCGTGA
- a CDS encoding GNAT family N-acetyltransferase, with amino-acid sequence MTKQALPTKTLPAVHLRVPTHEDAFVWHRLFDDPDVMEFHGGVSAELSVYEELTARQRRHDAERGFCFWTLLDADGEPIGFTGAQPWPHEWGPKGEIEIGWRLGRAAWGKGYATAAARAALDRVRAAGVRDVVAMVDARNARSVAVTRRLGMELAQTLPVPGSEREAHRFRLTL; translated from the coding sequence GTGACAAAGCAGGCACTGCCGACCAAGACCCTGCCCGCCGTACACCTGCGCGTTCCGACCCACGAGGACGCCTTCGTCTGGCACCGGCTCTTCGACGACCCGGATGTCATGGAGTTCCACGGGGGCGTGTCGGCCGAGCTCTCGGTGTACGAGGAGCTGACCGCCCGGCAGCGCAGACACGACGCCGAACGCGGCTTCTGCTTCTGGACGTTGCTCGACGCGGACGGTGAGCCGATCGGCTTCACCGGGGCGCAGCCCTGGCCGCACGAGTGGGGACCCAAGGGCGAGATCGAGATCGGCTGGCGGCTCGGCCGGGCCGCCTGGGGCAAGGGGTACGCGACCGCCGCCGCGCGGGCGGCCCTGGACCGGGTGCGCGCGGCGGGCGTACGGGACGTGGTGGCGATGGTCGACGCCCGCAACGCACGGTCCGTGGCGGTGACCCGGCGGCTCGGCATGGAGCTGGCGCAGACCCTGCCGGTCCCGGGGTCGGAGCGGGAGGCGCACCGCTTCCGGCTGACCCTGTAG
- a CDS encoding serine/threonine kinase, protein MAVDARESAAKHGVLLAAPDRPDFHRVVLDHVVRQYPLPGMWIPRDAVVTVWFELGPGEGEGGAGVREPRRPEAPDGGLRQELDEPDNEVGAVL, encoded by the coding sequence ATGGCCGTCGACGCGCGCGAGTCGGCGGCGAAGCACGGCGTGCTGCTCGCGGCGCCGGACCGCCCCGACTTCCACCGGGTCGTCCTCGATCACGTGGTCCGGCAGTACCCCCTCCCCGGGATGTGGATCCCACGCGATGCCGTCGTCACCGTCTGGTTCGAGCTCGGCCCCGGCGAGGGCGAGGGCGGCGCGGGCGTGCGCGAACCCCGCCGCCCGGAAGCTCCGGACGGCGGGCTGCGGCAGGAACTGGACGAACCGGACAACGAGGTCGGCGCCGTGCTCTGA